The Pseudanabaena sp. PCC 6802 genomic interval GACTCTCTTTACCCCCGGCGTTTCTTCCCTGGCAGCAATTACTCCAAGACTTTCAAGTCCGCTATCACCAAGTCAAATTCGACATTTTCATCACTGAACGTAGGGTTAACTTGATTGAGGATGGGATTGATGTGGCTTTAAGAATTGGCGATCGCAAAGATAATCAGGCAATTGTCAAGAAGTTGGGTGAATACCGTCATCAGCTCGTTGCGAGTCCAGATTTTCTAGAACAATATGGTACACCGTCTCAGCGAGAGCAACTTCTCACAATGCCCTGTGCGAGTTGGCACGCCCAAACAACATGGTTATTAGGAAATGAGTCAATCCAGATTAGTCCGATTTTTCAAGTCAATGACTATCTTCATCTTTTGAAATTAGCTCTAGCAGGTAGTTGCGTGACTGAACTCCCGCCGTTTCTGATCCAAGAGCATCTAATGAACGGACGGCTGAAGACATTATTGAAAGATTATCCGCTACCCGCTCAACAACTCAATCTGCTGTATCCATCCCGTAAGCAACTATCGCGTTTAGTAAGGACTTATATTGACTTTTGCGCTGAGTGGGTTGATGGCTTATTTCAGTAAGAACAATCTTTAATATTATTAGGACTTACTATCGCTTACTCCACCACCAACATCCGATCTAAATCGCAAGTATTTGCACTCTAACTATATATTACTATGCAAAATGTTGAGTATATCCCTATACAAGGTAATTATCGTGCAACTTGTAGTATAAATCAACCGTAGGCGTAATATTCGAGTTTTTGTTGGGTAGTATACCTATATAGCGTTTTATCCAGCAAAATGCAAAATAACTATATATTCAACTGCTAAGCACAATTATAGTACGCTGAATTGAGGCATATTACCGCATATAGCTGTCCAGTACTTCTGAAGAGCAGCTTTTAGCGCATGTTGCGGTCTAATACCTGTATGACGAGCCTTTAACTGCACTTTGCGGCATAACACGTCGGAATTTGAGAATAGTACACCTTCAGAGTGGTTTAGTACCGCTAGAAAAGCTAACTGCTGATGGCAATAGCACCTCCACCGCCCTAGTTTTCGGGGTAGCATTAGACAAGAATATTCCTCAACTCTTTCATGCAGCAGTTACTTTACCTAGAGATCCCCACACCCGATACTGATTCCGTGCGCTCCTGGCTGCGCGATCGCTTTACCACACCATTTGGTAACAAGCAGCTTACCCCCGATGGCTTTACGATTAGCGATCGCCAGGACTCCGCTTCAGCCAACCATCCACAGTTATGTGTATTTGTCTGGTCATTGCAGCGTACGACTTACTTAAAAGCCTTTCGCTGGTCAGAACGTGCGATCGAAGGTGAGTCGCAAATCTTGCAGTCACTAACGCAACAAATTCGTGAGGCTTTTCCCTATACATATCCCCAGCCACCTGCGATCGCGCCTGGCACTTCCATATTCGAGGCACTAGCACCGCAATATCCACTCACAGTTAAATATTTCCAGCAGTTTCCCCAGGGTGAATACGATCTCAATCGCGTCTACTGGTGGGAGCAACGCTGGCGGGAAAGTGTCAAAAATCCGCAACAGCCCAAACAGGTTGTCTTCCGAGATCCCACTACTGACTCCCAACCGCCTACCTATGACCTGATTTATTTAGGTGGCGCGTTGGGTGCAATCCATGCTGCTATGATGGCAAAATTGGGATATCGCGTTTGCTTAATCGAGCGATTGCCATTTGCGCGCATGAATCGCGAATGGAATATCTCTAGAGCCGAGTTTGAAGGCTTAGTAGAGTTCGGTCTATTTACGCAAGCGGAATTTGAGAGTATTGTCCTGCGCGAGTACGTGGATGGATTTAATAAATTCTTTGATGGCAATAATCCACAGCATCTCAAGGCGGCGGTGTTGCATACGCCCAAGGTCTTAAATGTGGCGATCGACCACAACAAACTGCTCCATATCTGCGGCGCTAAGATGCGTCAATATGGCGGTGAGATTATCGATCGCACAGAATTCGATCGCGTTACAGTACATAGCGATCGCGTCACAGTTGAAGCCCGTAGTCTCGTCGATGGCAGCCAAATACAGATTACGGGTAGAGCGATCGTCGATGCGATGGGGTCGGCCTCCGCGATCGCACAGCAAATCAACTACGGTCGAGCCTTTGACAGCGTCTGCCCTACGGTTGGCGCTGTCTTAGAGGGCATAGAACCGGAGGTTTGGGATACCGCCTACGGCGATGTTTTATTCAGTCATGGCGATATCTCAAGGGGCAGGCAGTTAATTTGGGAGCTATTCCCTGTTAGTGGTAAAGAAATGGCAGTGTATCTCTTCCATTACCATCAAGTCCATCCCGAAAATCCTGGCTCCATGTTGGATTTGTACGAGGACTTTTTTACGATCCTGCCTGAATATCGTCGCTGCGACATGGATAAATTAATCTGGAAGAAGGCGACTTTTGGTTATATTCCCGGACATTTCAGCATTAATGGAAATTCGCGGCGCGTTGCCTTCGATCGCCTCTTAGCGATTGGCGATGCCGCATCCCTCCAATCACCCTTGGTATTCACTGGCTTTGGTTCCCTCGTCCGCAATCTCCCCCGCCTGACCACTCTGTTAGATATTGCCCTCAAGCACGATCTCCTCTCAGCCGAGGATTTAAACCAGATTAACGCCTATCAAAGCAATATCGCCGTGACGTGGCTCTTTTCTAAGGGCATGATGGTACCGACAGGGATGCATTTACCGCCAGAACGGATTAACTCCATGCTCAATACCTTCTTTGGCGTGTTGGCGGCACAACCGGAAGCCGTGAGCGATCGCTTCATCAAAGATCGCCTCGGCTGGCCGATGTTCAATCGTTTAGCGGTAATCGCCGCGATGCAAAACCCTGCTCTCATTGCCTGGATTTGGGAGATGGCTGGCGCTGGCGATATGGCAAAATGGCTGGGCAGCTATGTCGCTTTTACTGGCAGCGCGATCGCTAACGCTCTCTTCGGTGGTTGGCTCCCCCAATTTTTATGTAAATTCCAGCCCGCGATCGAATCGAAATCTCCTAAACTCTGGCTGCGTTTGCTAGCCTGGAGTTACGCACTCAACTATTCACTAGGAAAAACCAAACTATAGCCGCAGACAGATCTGTTAACATTAACGGCATTATGCCCCTAATTCAAACTCTTTCTACTGAAGTCGTACATCTAATCGCAGCAGGTGAAACGATCGATTCGTTGGCATCAGTAGTACGCGAATTAGCTGAAAATGCGATCGATGCCCAAGCTACGCGAATTAATATCGCGATCGCTACCGATCCCTTCACAATTCAGGTTAGCGATAACGGTACGGGCATGAGTTTGGAGGATATGGCACGCGCAGCTACGCCCCACACGACCAGCAAAATTGAGAGCGCAGCCGACCTTCGACAGATTAATAGTCTGGGATTTCGAGGAGAAGCCCTGTATAGTTTGGCACAGCTATCCAATCTGCAAATTTGCAGCCGCAGTTCAGCCGATATATCGGGTTGGCAAGCGAACTACGACCACGCCGGCAATCTATTAGAAGTTCCCAAGCCCGTCGCGATCGCCCCCGGTACGATCGTCACTGCGAGTAATATTTTTTCTACTCGCCCATCGCGCTTGGAGATTTTGCCAGCACTCTCACAACAGTTGCGGAAGGTTCAGCTTATTATCCATCACATGGCGATCGCAAATCCTCAGATTACATGGCAGGTAACGCAGAACGATCGCCCCTGGTTGAATATATGGGCAAGTTCGGACGTAAGAGATATTCTGACGCAGATAGTGAGTTCGCTACAACCGACGGATCTAATTAGCGGTACGATCGATAGCGAGAGCGATCGAAACAGTTATGATAAGACTGATGGCGAAATCGCAAGTGAAATCGCAAGTGAAATCGCAAGTGCAGCCGCAGGAGAATCTGTAAAAGCACAAATCCGGATTGCAATGGGATTGCCAGATCGCTGCCACCGTCGCCGTTTGGATTGGGTGAAAGTAATCGTCAATAAGCGCTTAGTACAGTTGCCGGAAATCGAGCAAGCGATTCTATCGAGTTTTGCGCGAACTCTACCACGCCAGCGCTTTCCTGTATGCGTCGTGCATTTATCGCTGCCTCCTTCTCTGGTTGACTGGAATCGCAGACCTGACAAATCCGAAGTGTACTTGCTCGATCTCAATCGCTGGCAAAATCTGGTCGGCGATCTGATTAGCAAGCTACTGCAATCCCCACCACAACAATCGCCATTAGCAACGGCGAGCCTGCTGCGCGCTGCGGAAGCTAGCGGGCAATACTCCG includes:
- a CDS encoding LysR family transcriptional regulator; the protein is MDLNSAALFVKVVQYGSFSETARQTNTPVATISRRIADLEKELGVRLLERSTRHLRMTQAGAAFYEDAARGLEAFEMGLSTLENQQQELTGTLRLSLPPAFLPWQQLLQDFQVRYHQVKFDIFITERRVNLIEDGIDVALRIGDRKDNQAIVKKLGEYRHQLVASPDFLEQYGTPSQREQLLTMPCASWHAQTTWLLGNESIQISPIFQVNDYLHLLKLALAGSCVTELPPFLIQEHLMNGRLKTLLKDYPLPAQQLNLLYPSRKQLSRLVRTYIDFCAEWVDGLFQ
- the mutL gene encoding DNA mismatch repair endonuclease MutL: MPLIQTLSTEVVHLIAAGETIDSLASVVRELAENAIDAQATRINIAIATDPFTIQVSDNGTGMSLEDMARAATPHTTSKIESAADLRQINSLGFRGEALYSLAQLSNLQICSRSSADISGWQANYDHAGNLLEVPKPVAIAPGTIVTASNIFSTRPSRLEILPALSQQLRKVQLIIHHMAIANPQITWQVTQNDRPWLNIWASSDVRDILTQIVSSLQPTDLISGTIDSESDRNSYDKTDGEIASEIASEIASAAAGESVKAQIRIAMGLPDRCHRRRLDWVKVIVNKRLVQLPEIEQAILSSFARTLPRQRFPVCVVHLSLPPSLVDWNRRPDKSEVYLLDLNRWQNLVGDLISKLLQSPPQQSPLATASLLRAAEASGQYSVPSTSNSSLKALAQVHNTYILAEHPTGLWLVEQHVAHERVLFERLEDRWQVVTLEQPVILNDLVPKQVERLEALGIDIAPFGEGVWAVRSLPAILVACPEYQDALLEISCQEDLQLARATVACRSAMRNGTPLDLTAMQNLLNQWQQTRNSHTCPHGRPICLALDSDRLARFFRRNWIIGR